A genome region from Flavobacterium sp. CFS9 includes the following:
- a CDS encoding MBL fold metallo-hydrolase: MATPKIYLKNNVQVEPLISNWYAWHHIIPPILTGFNVVNRYIPIMESYINDPSIHETAVKDPAFRGGPFIDLDKKHVDEVAALLENTKKMAAPLFEFTDAVKELDKLLKKKATGHLMQPLYKEVPSAIRGYVELYYDRHHRPDFRFYEPLIYASPYYVEDFQTVKLSLINKDADRPFIFSTPRLSNLEAALELKLPFKSKEIDELFKMKREPQTFEYITELLNIDKNDEALFKDLFTTEEPKKYEKYTGDSMRIRYFGHACILIETKEHSIVLDPVLSYTYESDVSRFTYDDLPDEIDYVLITHGHHDHILMETMLQIRHKVKNIVVGKSIGGAIQDPSLNLLLRNLGFENIIELEELQTISAIDGIKITGIPFIGEHHDIHINSKLSYHVELDGYSLLAVADSCNQSPELYEHVHEIIGDVDVLFMGMECDGAPASWVYGPIFTTKQEREKDFSRRGRGSNYEEGIKMVNCFNVKEVYVYAMGEEPWVRHILDVEYTDESNPIVQSNMLIEDCRNRGIVAERLFAEKELFKQGVLLY; this comes from the coding sequence ATGGCTACTCCAAAAATATATCTGAAAAATAACGTACAAGTTGAACCGTTAATTTCAAACTGGTATGCATGGCATCATATTATCCCGCCAATTCTAACGGGATTTAATGTGGTAAACCGATACATTCCGATTATGGAATCGTACATCAACGACCCAAGCATACACGAGACTGCCGTAAAAGATCCTGCGTTTAGAGGAGGTCCTTTTATCGATTTAGACAAAAAGCATGTTGATGAAGTAGCAGCTTTGCTGGAAAATACAAAGAAAATGGCAGCCCCGCTTTTTGAGTTTACCGATGCCGTAAAAGAACTGGACAAATTGCTTAAGAAAAAGGCAACCGGACATTTGATGCAGCCGTTGTACAAAGAAGTTCCGTCGGCCATCAGAGGGTATGTTGAATTGTATTATGACAGACATCACAGACCTGATTTCAGGTTTTATGAGCCTCTGATCTATGCCAGTCCTTATTATGTAGAGGATTTTCAGACCGTGAAGCTGTCTTTAATTAATAAGGACGCCGACCGGCCTTTTATCTTCTCCACGCCAAGATTGTCTAATCTGGAAGCCGCACTGGAATTAAAATTACCTTTTAAATCGAAAGAAATCGATGAGTTGTTTAAGATGAAACGCGAGCCACAAACTTTCGAATACATCACAGAACTTTTGAATATTGATAAAAATGATGAGGCACTTTTTAAAGATTTATTTACTACAGAAGAGCCTAAAAAGTATGAAAAATATACCGGAGACAGTATGCGAATCCGATATTTCGGGCATGCCTGCATCCTGATCGAAACCAAAGAACATTCGATCGTGCTCGATCCGGTTTTGAGTTATACTTACGAATCAGATGTGTCCAGATTTACCTATGATGATTTGCCGGACGAAATAGATTATGTATTGATCACCCACGGGCACCACGACCACATATTGATGGAAACGATGCTGCAAATACGACACAAAGTCAAAAATATAGTGGTTGGTAAAAGCATAGGCGGTGCGATCCAGGATCCGTCATTGAATTTACTGCTAAGAAATCTGGGCTTTGAGAATATTATTGAATTAGAAGAATTGCAAACCATTTCGGCTATCGATGGTATTAAAATTACCGGAATTCCGTTTATCGGAGAGCATCATGACATTCACATCAACAGTAAACTTTCGTATCACGTTGAATTAGACGGTTATTCTTTATTGGCAGTCGCAGATTCCTGCAACCAGTCGCCGGAATTGTACGAGCACGTTCATGAGATTATTGGCGATGTAGACGTGCTGTTCATGGGAATGGAATGCGACGGAGCACCGGCTTCATGGGTGTACGGTCCAATTTTTACCACCAAACAGGAACGTGAAAAAGACTTCAGCCGAAGAGGAAGAGGCAGTAATTATGAGGAAGGAATCAAAATGGTAAACTGTTTTAATGTCAAAGAAGTTTATGTGTATGCCATGGGAGAAGAACCGTGGGTGCGACACATTTTGGATGTTGAATACACAGACGAATCCAACCCGATAGTGCAATCGAACATGTTAATCGAAGACTGCAGAAACAGAGGTATCGTGGCAGAAAGACTATTTGCTGAAAAAGAACTGTTTAAACAAGGGGTACTGCTGTACTAA
- a CDS encoding amino acid adenylation domain-containing protein: MKDLIDKLQGEGILLELIDNKLKVFAEQSTIAPGLIEEIKKHREELTLFLANSQKLQASKPAWPEIQKTAESEYYPLSSSQYRMWVLSQMEESSKAYNVPALYTFEGNLNVRTLEHAFQLIIERHEILRTRFVNNENTVVQKIIPAEAIKFKVEEIDLRNQTASAEELISKEMSYSFDLEKELLLKSTVYQIEENKWIFFFMIHHIISDGWSMGVLINELLENYTALEKGENVAKEPLTIQYKEYAVWQQKLLSDDYFAAHKEYWLSQISGEIPKIQLPFSKTRPVLKTYNGDTVYRTINKEVNTKFKKVCLDNESTLFMGLLATLKIVLYKYTNQTDVIVGSPIAGRELQALHNQLGLYLNTIALRGVMNPKDSFESFLKNSKEITLKAYNYQSYPFDKLIEEAQLETDLSRNPLFDIFLILQNNESTNVKNIGDQLTVQALETENKTSKFDLLFNFVEVDENLELSIVYNTDLYDAFFIEQITVHFEHLLSLVSNNPSETIENLSLVTDAEKKKLVSDFNATQFSDQVCAPLNVLFEEQVEKLANHTALRFKEKEFTFQELNEKVNQLAHYLRQEKNIKQGDFVVVKLPRSEQMIIALMAIIKAGGAYIPVEPQYPEERINFIIADSQCKFLIDEKTLESFSEQLASLSKSNPENHNKVTDLAYVLYTSGSTGNPKGCMITHEGVTNRIDWMWNEYNYSSEDVILQKTTFTFDVSVWEIFMPLCWGTKMVLCEQDDISEPHRILNLIQNNGVTSLHFVPSMLNTFIASVTDTEQLADKLSSLRAVITSGEALTPLTVKEWYSKVSAAPIYNLYGPTEASIDVTYFNTVKGNEIIPIGKPIWNTQIYILSESDAVQPIGVAGEICIAGKGLALGYLNNPELTRQKFVPNPFQSGAKMYRTGDLGMWSPDGNVAYLGRKDFQVKIRGFRIELEEIEAALHQHPQIQTAVVLDHTNENSGDKYLTGYIVANGELVKEELNLWLGTKLPSYMIPSNFVVVDEIPLTNSGKVDRNKLRNSNGLSLKTTIAYVPAQNELEQKLVVIWEEILNQTKVGILEDFFTLGGHSLSATHLANIINREFNIKINLRDIFENRNIQSLAKKIAESNTTVYQEIKKVPESTSYLLSSGQRRLWLLSHLDDASIALNMYKTFTFTGVLDISVFTAAFLAILKRHESLRTVFRLDENGIVKQYIKAFNESLLNVTIEDFRPNQYAQEVIDAKINQEIDKPFNLEEDSLLRLKLYQIKDDQWMFSFVMHHIISDGLSMNILTKEFVSNYQNLSQGKAIIASDLKIQYKDYAQWQTEQFQSDEYKNQLQHWLKKFEGEVPVLDFPTDKSRAAINAYDGDSVDFTIEKETFSKFKNFCESHSITVFTGLLSLVKTLLYKYTQQQDITVGTPIGGRIHSDLEDQIGLYINTVPLRTVFNENHDFISLLHQVEQSVIDAQENQMVAFDELVLNLDLQLSRNRHPLFDVWFVLRDNSIEADKQALEIDNLQIAEYDEVSLKKCLFDLVFNFIESEGQLEGKIEYKSGLYVRETIVRLISNLKVLLHQVLVNSDQSLSALSFLNPEEENLLLHVFNNTTRDYSVQPDTLIGLFQKQVLQTPEQTALVFEDKKISYQELDEVSNKLGNYLKKKYGIKLNEFVGVKLNRSEWNVISLLGILKSGGVYVPIDIAYPEERIDYIIENSECKLVIDSDEIYDFRSMEKLYSSAMEESNSSADDLAYLIYTSGSTGLPKGVSIKQGAISNTILSQIEIFGNENKEKALQLASFSFDASISEIFTVLASGGELHIITDEVKKDTEELENYIEEHAINFATISPSYLKLLQLDKIKSLKKLVTAGEAAPTEEVKKYLTYGGTCFNAYGPTETSICAAIYKVNENEVQELTNIPIGFPIANTKIYILGTNEKLLPLGAIGEIYVSGAGLAEGYLNKPELTNQKFIDNPFAEGEKLYKTGDLGKWLPNGTIEYAGRNDDQVKVRGFRIELGEIETVIKEHEAIEDAVVVVKEDSLGIKETVAFFVLKSDSVSDSEDIKEFLEDKLPEYMIPSHFISLNEFPLTLNGKTDKKKLLQNKSLTENFSRNYLAPRDETERQLAALWEEVLEIDKAGVLDDFFKIGGHSLKATYLITRIKTEFNVKLDLISIFNNATLGEMAAEIKKAQLVNAEVVITDDFENISL, translated from the coding sequence ATGAAAGACTTAATTGACAAACTACAGGGAGAAGGAATTTTACTTGAACTCATAGATAATAAACTGAAGGTTTTTGCCGAACAATCTACTATTGCTCCCGGTTTAATTGAAGAAATAAAAAAGCACAGAGAAGAGCTGACTCTTTTTTTAGCGAACAGTCAAAAGCTGCAGGCATCAAAACCTGCATGGCCTGAAATACAAAAAACAGCCGAATCTGAATACTACCCTTTATCTTCTTCACAATATAGAATGTGGGTTTTAAGTCAAATGGAAGAATCCAGTAAAGCCTATAATGTTCCGGCTTTGTACACTTTTGAAGGGAATCTGAATGTTAGAACATTGGAGCATGCTTTTCAGTTGATTATCGAACGTCATGAAATTCTGAGAACCAGGTTTGTCAATAACGAGAATACCGTTGTACAAAAAATAATCCCTGCCGAAGCAATAAAATTTAAGGTAGAAGAAATTGATCTCAGAAATCAAACAGCCAGTGCGGAAGAACTCATCAGCAAAGAAATGTCTTATTCTTTTGATTTGGAAAAGGAGCTGCTCCTAAAAAGTACTGTTTATCAAATAGAAGAGAATAAATGGATATTCTTCTTTATGATTCACCACATCATCAGCGATGGCTGGTCGATGGGGGTACTTATAAATGAATTATTAGAAAACTACACAGCACTTGAAAAAGGAGAAAATGTTGCAAAAGAACCTTTAACGATACAATACAAAGAATACGCAGTTTGGCAGCAAAAGCTATTGAGCGATGATTATTTTGCAGCGCACAAAGAATATTGGCTGTCACAGATTTCAGGTGAAATTCCTAAAATACAGCTTCCTTTCAGTAAAACAAGACCGGTTTTAAAAACCTATAATGGTGATACTGTTTACAGAACGATAAATAAAGAAGTAAACACAAAGTTCAAGAAAGTTTGTCTGGACAACGAGAGCACTTTGTTCATGGGATTATTGGCTACTTTAAAAATAGTACTTTACAAATATACCAATCAGACAGATGTAATTGTGGGGTCGCCAATAGCCGGGCGCGAATTGCAGGCGCTTCATAATCAGTTAGGTTTGTATTTAAACACCATTGCTTTAAGAGGAGTGATGAATCCGAAAGACAGTTTCGAATCCTTCTTAAAGAATAGTAAGGAGATTACGCTTAAAGCCTATAACTACCAATCGTATCCTTTTGATAAACTCATTGAAGAAGCACAGTTGGAGACTGATTTAAGCAGAAATCCATTGTTTGATATCTTCCTGATTTTACAAAACAACGAAAGTACGAACGTAAAAAACATAGGTGACCAGCTAACGGTTCAGGCTTTAGAAACAGAAAACAAAACCAGTAAGTTTGATTTGCTTTTCAATTTTGTTGAGGTTGACGAGAATTTAGAATTGAGTATTGTTTATAATACCGATTTATACGACGCCTTTTTTATCGAGCAAATCACGGTACATTTTGAGCATTTGTTAAGCTTAGTAAGCAACAATCCATCAGAAACAATTGAGAATCTGTCTCTGGTAACTGATGCCGAAAAGAAAAAACTGGTTTCAGATTTCAATGCTACACAGTTCAGCGATCAGGTTTGTGCTCCATTGAATGTGTTATTTGAAGAACAAGTGGAGAAACTAGCCAATCACACAGCACTTCGTTTCAAAGAAAAAGAATTTACCTTTCAGGAACTGAATGAAAAAGTGAATCAGTTAGCTCATTATTTACGTCAGGAAAAAAATATCAAACAAGGCGATTTTGTAGTTGTAAAACTTCCAAGAAGCGAGCAGATGATTATCGCTCTTATGGCCATCATAAAAGCAGGAGGCGCTTATATTCCGGTAGAACCACAATATCCCGAAGAAAGAATCAATTTCATTATAGCCGACAGTCAGTGCAAATTTTTGATTGATGAGAAAACTTTAGAAAGTTTCTCAGAACAATTGGCTTCTCTGTCTAAAAGCAATCCTGAAAATCACAATAAAGTGACCGATTTGGCTTATGTACTTTATACCTCCGGGTCAACCGGAAATCCGAAAGGCTGTATGATTACCCACGAAGGAGTGACCAACAGAATTGATTGGATGTGGAACGAATATAACTACTCTTCGGAGGACGTTATTTTGCAAAAAACCACATTTACTTTTGATGTTTCGGTATGGGAAATTTTTATGCCTTTATGTTGGGGAACCAAAATGGTACTTTGCGAACAGGACGACATTTCAGAACCGCATCGCATTCTGAATTTAATTCAAAACAATGGTGTAACCAGTCTGCATTTTGTTCCAAGTATGCTCAATACCTTTATTGCTTCGGTGACTGACACAGAACAATTAGCGGACAAATTATCTAGTCTCCGTGCTGTAATCACCAGCGGTGAAGCTTTAACACCCTTGACAGTTAAGGAATGGTACAGTAAAGTATCAGCTGCACCCATTTACAATCTTTACGGTCCAACAGAAGCTTCAATAGACGTTACTTACTTTAATACAGTAAAAGGCAACGAAATAATCCCGATTGGAAAACCGATATGGAACACGCAGATTTATATTTTAAGCGAATCAGATGCTGTTCAGCCTATTGGTGTAGCGGGAGAAATTTGTATTGCCGGAAAAGGACTGGCTCTTGGTTACCTAAACAATCCGGAGTTGACTCGTCAGAAGTTTGTACCAAATCCGTTTCAATCCGGAGCGAAAATGTATCGAACCGGAGATCTGGGCATGTGGTCGCCCGACGGGAATGTAGCCTATTTAGGAAGAAAAGATTTCCAGGTAAAAATCAGAGGATTCAGAATAGAGCTGGAAGAAATAGAAGCGGCATTACACCAGCATCCGCAAATACAAACGGCTGTGGTTTTAGACCATACCAATGAAAACAGCGGAGATAAATATCTGACAGGTTATATTGTAGCAAATGGTGAATTGGTGAAGGAAGAACTCAACTTATGGCTGGGAACAAAACTTCCTTCGTATATGATTCCGTCAAACTTTGTGGTGGTAGATGAAATTCCGTTAACCAACAGCGGTAAAGTAGACCGAAATAAACTACGAAATAGCAACGGATTGAGTTTAAAAACAACCATCGCTTATGTTCCTGCGCAGAACGAGCTGGAGCAAAAACTGGTAGTGATTTGGGAAGAAATTCTCAACCAGACCAAGGTCGGGATACTCGAAGACTTTTTTACACTGGGCGGTCACAGTTTGAGTGCTACGCATTTAGCGAATATCATCAACAGAGAATTCAATATAAAAATCAACCTGAGAGATATTTTCGAAAACAGAAACATTCAAAGTCTGGCCAAAAAAATAGCAGAGAGCAATACAACTGTTTATCAGGAAATTAAAAAAGTACCGGAAAGTACCAGTTATCTGCTTTCGTCAGGGCAAAGAAGACTATGGCTGCTGTCACATTTAGACGATGCAAGTATAGCGCTCAACATGTACAAGACCTTTACGTTTACCGGTGTATTGGACATTTCGGTATTTACCGCAGCTTTTCTGGCTATTCTGAAAAGACATGAAAGTCTGCGAACGGTTTTCAGACTGGACGAAAATGGTATCGTGAAGCAATATATTAAAGCATTTAATGAAAGTTTATTGAATGTAACGATTGAAGATTTCAGACCAAATCAATATGCTCAGGAGGTAATTGATGCCAAAATCAATCAGGAAATCGACAAACCTTTTAATCTGGAAGAAGATTCTTTGCTGCGATTGAAATTGTATCAGATCAAAGACGATCAATGGATGTTCTCTTTTGTAATGCATCATATTATCAGTGACGGATTGTCGATGAATATTTTGACGAAAGAATTTGTTTCGAATTATCAAAATCTATCGCAAGGAAAAGCAATTATAGCTTCTGATTTAAAAATTCAGTATAAAGATTATGCGCAATGGCAAACGGAGCAGTTTCAGTCTGACGAATATAAAAATCAGCTGCAGCACTGGTTGAAAAAGTTTGAAGGAGAAGTTCCGGTATTAGATTTTCCAACAGATAAATCAAGAGCGGCAATCAATGCGTATGACGGAGATTCAGTTGATTTTACCATTGAGAAAGAGACTTTTTCAAAATTTAAAAACTTCTGTGAGAGCCACTCAATTACCGTTTTCACCGGACTTTTATCATTGGTCAAAACTTTACTATACAAATATACCCAACAACAGGATATTACCGTTGGTACGCCTATCGGAGGCAGAATACATAGCGATTTAGAAGATCAGATCGGACTTTACATCAACACAGTTCCTTTGCGAACGGTATTCAATGAAAATCACGATTTCATAAGCTTACTGCATCAGGTAGAACAAAGTGTTATCGATGCACAGGAAAATCAAATGGTCGCTTTTGATGAATTGGTACTCAATTTAGATCTTCAATTAAGCCGTAACCGACATCCGTTGTTTGACGTTTGGTTTGTACTGAGAGACAATTCAATAGAAGCCGATAAACAAGCGCTCGAAATAGATAACCTGCAAATCGCTGAATACGATGAGGTAAGCCTGAAAAAATGTTTATTTGACTTAGTATTTAACTTTATCGAAAGCGAGGGACAGTTAGAAGGTAAAATCGAATATAAATCAGGATTGTACGTCAGAGAAACTATTGTGCGTTTAATCTCAAACTTAAAAGTGTTGTTGCATCAGGTACTGGTAAACTCAGATCAAAGTTTGTCGGCATTATCCTTCCTGAATCCGGAGGAAGAAAATTTACTGCTTCATGTCTTTAATAATACGACAAGAGATTATAGCGTACAGCCTGACACCTTAATTGGTCTGTTCCAAAAACAGGTGCTGCAAACACCGGAACAGACGGCACTTGTTTTCGAAGATAAAAAAATAAGCTATCAGGAATTGGATGAAGTATCCAATAAACTGGGGAATTATTTAAAGAAAAAATACGGCATAAAGCTAAATGAATTTGTTGGTGTTAAATTAAACCGAAGCGAGTGGAATGTCATTTCATTATTAGGGATTCTAAAAAGCGGAGGAGTTTATGTACCAATCGACATTGCTTATCCGGAGGAAAGAATCGATTATATCATTGAAAACAGCGAGTGCAAACTGGTTATCGATTCAGATGAAATTTATGATTTCAGATCGATGGAAAAGTTGTACAGCAGTGCGATGGAGGAATCGAATAGCAGTGCCGATGATTTGGCCTATTTGATTTATACGTCCGGTTCAACGGGTTTACCTAAGGGAGTTTCGATAAAGCAGGGTGCTATTTCGAATACGATTTTATCGCAGATTGAAATTTTTGGCAATGAAAACAAAGAAAAAGCCCTTCAGTTGGCCTCGTTTTCATTTGATGCTTCGATTTCAGAAATCTTTACGGTTTTGGCTTCGGGCGGAGAATTGCACATCATAACCGATGAGGTAAAAAAAGACACCGAAGAACTCGAAAATTACATCGAAGAACACGCCATTAATTTCGCAACTATTTCTCCTTCTTATTTAAAATTACTACAGCTGGATAAAATTAAAAGTTTGAAAAAGCTGGTAACGGCGGGAGAAGCAGCTCCAACCGAAGAAGTTAAAAAATACCTGACTTATGGCGGTACCTGTTTTAATGCTTACGGCCCTACAGAAACCAGTATTTGTGCTGCGATTTATAAGGTAAATGAAAATGAGGTACAGGAACTTACCAATATTCCGATCGGATTTCCAATTGCCAATACCAAAATTTACATCCTCGGAACCAATGAAAAACTGCTTCCTCTTGGAGCCATCGGTGAAATTTATGTCAGCGGAGCCGGTTTAGCCGAAGGGTATTTGAACAAGCCGGAATTAACCAATCAGAAGTTTATCGATAATCCGTTTGCGGAAGGCGAAAAACTATACAAAACCGGTGATTTAGGAAAATGGCTCCCTAACGGTACGATTGAATATGCCGGAAGAAATGACGATCAGGTAAAAGTGAGAGGATTCAGAATCGAACTGGGCGAAATAGAAACCGTAATCAAAGAACACGAAGCCATTGAAGATGCTGTAGTAGTGGTCAAAGAAGACAGTTTAGGAATTAAAGAAACCGTTGCCTTTTTTGTACTGAAATCCGATTCGGTTTCAGATAGCGAGGATATTAAAGAATTCCTGGAAGACAAACTGCCGGAGTATATGATTCCGTCGCACTTTATAAGTTTAAATGAATTTCCGCTGACCTTAAATGGAAAAACAGACAAAAAGAAATTGTTGCAGAACAAATCTTTAACCGAAAATTTTTCCCGAAACTATCTGGCACCCAGAGACGAAACAGAACGTCAACTTGCCGCATTGTGGGAAGAAGTGCTGGAAATCGATAAAGCAGGAGTACTGGACGACTTCTTTAAAATAGGAGGCCACAGTTTAAAAGCCACTTATTTAATCACAAGAATCAAAACAGAATTTAATGTAAAACTCGATCTGATTTCGATTTTCAATAATGCCACTTTGGGAGAAATGGCTGCCGAAATAAAAAAGGCACAGCTCGTGAATGCAGAAGTCGTGATTACAGATGATTTTGAAAATATCTCCCTATAA